The following coding sequences lie in one Mesorhizobium sp. NZP2298 genomic window:
- a CDS encoding cystathionine beta-lyase, with the protein MAKDGNKQGSGTVGINTRLAHSGNNPHDYFGFVNPPVVHASTVLFRNAAAMASRTQKYTYGTRGTPTTDALAHAIDALEGSAGTIVVPSGLAAVTIPLLAFVSAGDHLLIVDSVYHPTRNFADTMLKRLGVEVEYYDSRIGAGIAALIKPNTRVVFTESPASNTFEVQDIPAIAKAAHAAGAIVMMDNTWATPLYFRPLDHGVDISIHAATKYPAGHSDVLLGTVSANGSHWKQLYESFCTLGCCAGPDDVYQVLRGLRTMGVRLEHHQRSALAIASWLEGQKGVARVLHPALPSHPDHDLWKRDFCGSSGIFSIVLAGGGQKEQHAFLDALQIFGLGYSWGGYESLAVPVWLGDRVVAQAPYEGPLIRLQIGLEDVDDLKADIMRGLAAAAT; encoded by the coding sequence ATGGCAAAAGACGGCAACAAGCAGGGTTCCGGCACAGTGGGCATCAACACGCGGCTTGCCCATTCGGGTAACAACCCGCACGACTATTTCGGCTTCGTCAATCCGCCGGTCGTGCATGCCTCGACGGTGCTGTTCCGCAATGCAGCCGCGATGGCAAGCCGCACCCAGAAATACACTTACGGCACGCGCGGCACGCCGACGACGGACGCCCTTGCCCACGCCATCGACGCGCTGGAGGGATCCGCGGGCACGATCGTGGTGCCGTCGGGGCTGGCGGCGGTGACCATTCCGCTGCTCGCCTTCGTATCGGCGGGAGATCATCTGCTGATCGTCGACAGCGTCTACCATCCGACCCGCAATTTCGCCGACACCATGCTGAAGCGGCTCGGCGTCGAGGTGGAGTATTATGATTCCCGTATCGGCGCCGGCATCGCCGCCTTGATCAAGCCCAACACCAGGGTGGTGTTCACGGAATCGCCGGCGTCCAACACATTCGAGGTGCAGGACATCCCGGCGATCGCCAAGGCGGCGCATGCGGCCGGCGCCATCGTGATGATGGACAACACCTGGGCGACGCCGCTCTATTTCCGGCCTCTCGACCATGGCGTCGACATTTCCATCCACGCGGCGACGAAATATCCGGCCGGCCATTCCGACGTGCTGCTCGGCACGGTGTCGGCCAATGGAAGCCACTGGAAACAGCTCTATGAGAGCTTCTGCACGCTTGGTTGCTGCGCAGGCCCCGACGATGTCTACCAAGTGCTGCGCGGCCTGCGCACGATGGGCGTGCGCCTGGAACATCACCAGCGCAGCGCGCTTGCGATCGCGTCGTGGCTCGAAGGCCAGAAAGGCGTGGCGCGTGTGCTCCACCCGGCCCTTCCCAGCCACCCGGACCACGATTTGTGGAAGCGCGACTTTTGCGGTTCGAGCGGCATCTTTTCCATCGTGCTTGCCGGAGGCGGCCAGAAGGAGCAGCACGCTTTCCTGGACGCGCTGCAGATCTTCGGGCTCGGCTATTCCTGGGGCGGCTACGAAAGCCTTGCGGTGCCGGTCTGGCTTGGCGACCGCGTCGTTGCACAAGCCCCTTATGAAGGTCCGCTGATCCGTCTGCAGATCGGCCTCGAGGATGTCGACGACCTGAAAGCCGACATCATGCGCGGGCTGGCCGCTGCCGCTACCTGA
- a CDS encoding glycosyltransferase family 4 protein: MIHLFNGFQNPFGGSERETLDLYRLLSADQQVRLWATSSRVSDELMRQFPIHRVSPTKRDMPDGGTYVFLGAHWRNKIWPYLIRRPRRLIYVFNTFHPKIIALTTGMPRLLGWPDAELVLISDFQKRMLQVEGVVHPSPIDIERFSPWPARSDRPFTVGRLSRDTADKHHADDAALYEALLADGVAVRIQGGTPLKDKLTPHPQLELLPQGQFAAEQFLPTLDVFYYRTGSHVETFGRVVFEAMACGLPVVCHSHGGYADHIIHGENGFLFETTQQAAQILAELKADPALRANVGHKARQTVERLFSPQALQQRLDFYRR, encoded by the coding sequence ATGATTCATCTCTTCAACGGTTTTCAAAACCCGTTTGGCGGTAGCGAGCGCGAGACCCTCGACCTGTACCGGCTGTTGAGCGCCGACCAGCAGGTGCGTCTTTGGGCAACCTCTTCGCGCGTGTCCGACGAACTGATGCGGCAATTTCCGATTCACCGCGTCTCGCCGACAAAGCGCGACATGCCGGACGGCGGCACCTACGTCTTCCTCGGCGCGCATTGGCGCAACAAAATCTGGCCTTACCTGATCCGGCGACCACGCCGGCTGATCTATGTCTTCAACACCTTTCACCCAAAAATCATCGCGCTGACGACCGGCATGCCGCGCCTGCTGGGCTGGCCCGACGCCGAACTGGTGCTGATCTCCGATTTTCAGAAGCGCATGCTGCAGGTCGAAGGCGTCGTGCATCCGTCGCCAATCGATATCGAGCGTTTCTCACCATGGCCGGCAAGGTCGGATCGGCCGTTCACGGTGGGCCGGCTGAGCCGTGACACGGCGGACAAACATCATGCCGACGATGCGGCGCTTTATGAGGCATTGCTGGCCGATGGCGTTGCGGTGCGGATCCAGGGCGGGACGCCGCTCAAGGACAAGCTTACGCCACACCCGCAACTGGAACTCCTGCCGCAAGGCCAGTTTGCCGCCGAACAATTCTTGCCGACGCTCGACGTGTTCTACTACCGCACCGGCTCGCATGTGGAGACCTTCGGCCGCGTGGTGTTCGAGGCGATGGCCTGCGGTTTGCCCGTGGTCTGCCATTCGCATGGCGGCTACGCCGACCATATCATTCATGGCGAAAACGGTTTTCTCTTTGAGACGACGCAACAGGCGGCGCAAATCCTGGCCGAGCTCAAGGCCGATCCAGCGCTGCGGGCTAACGTGGGCCACAAAGCGCGGCAGACCGTCGAGCGGCTGTTTTCGCCGCAGGCATTGCAACAGCGGCTGGATTTCTATCGGCGTTAG
- a CDS encoding amino acid ABC transporter ATP-binding protein has protein sequence MHISTTDVAIDIIAMHKWYGEFHVLKDINLKVMRGERIVICGPSGSGKSTMIRCINRLEEHQKGKIIVDGKELTNDLKKIDEVRREVGMVFQHFNLFPHLTILENCTLAPIWVRKTPKKQAEEIAMHFLKRVKIPEQANKYPGQLSGGQQQRVAIARSLCMNPRIMLFDEPTSALDPEMIKEVLETMVGLAEEGMTMLCVTHEMGFARKVANRVIFMDQGQIVEQNTPAEFFDHPRHERTKLFLSQILH, from the coding sequence ATGCACATCTCGACCACAGATGTCGCCATCGACATCATCGCCATGCACAAATGGTATGGCGAATTCCATGTGCTGAAGGACATCAATCTGAAGGTGATGCGCGGCGAGCGCATCGTCATCTGCGGGCCCTCGGGCTCCGGCAAGTCGACCATGATCCGCTGCATCAACCGGCTGGAGGAGCACCAAAAGGGCAAGATCATCGTCGACGGCAAGGAACTCACCAATGATCTGAAGAAGATCGACGAGGTGCGTCGCGAGGTCGGCATGGTGTTCCAGCACTTCAACCTGTTCCCGCATCTGACCATCCTGGAAAACTGCACGCTGGCGCCGATCTGGGTGCGCAAGACGCCCAAGAAGCAGGCCGAGGAAATCGCCATGCATTTCCTCAAGCGCGTGAAAATCCCGGAGCAGGCCAACAAGTATCCGGGACAGCTTTCAGGCGGCCAGCAGCAGCGTGTGGCGATCGCGCGTTCGCTGTGCATGAACCCGCGCATCATGCTGTTCGACGAGCCGACCTCGGCGCTCGACCCGGAAATGATCAAGGAAGTTCTGGAGACCATGGTGGGGCTCGCCGAGGAAGGCATGACCATGCTGTGTGTCACCCACGAAATGGGCTTTGCCCGCAAGGTCGCCAACCGGGTGATCTTCATGGATCAGGGCCAGATCGTCGAGCAGAACACGCCGGCCGAATTCTTCGACCATCCGCGCCATGAGCGCACGAAACTGTTCCTGTCGCAGATCCTGCACTGA
- a CDS encoding amino acid ABC transporter permease has protein sequence MASQEVLREEPSRASLINDPKVRSVFYQCLVVALLVSGVWWIVHNTIVNLTNLHIASGFGFLRGRAGFDISDTPIAYTSDSTYGRAIIVGLINTLIVAFVGIITATIIGFIVGIGRLSKNWLIQKICTVYVEVFRNIPPLLVIFFWYSGVLAVLPAPRDSYHLPFGSFLNQRGFYFPRAIWGDGSWLILVGLLVGIAMAWFVARKAHQRQMATGQQFPVFWTSLTLIVGLPLLAYALSGFPLTFDFPKQSTFNLSGGFVVKPEFLSLYLALSFYTAAFISEIVRAGIRGVAKGQSEASAALGLRSGQALRLVVVPQAMRIVIPPLASQYLNLTKNSSLAIAIGYPDLTATTGTVLNQTGQAVECVVIMMVIYLAISILTSLLMNWFNAKMALVER, from the coding sequence ATGGCATCGCAGGAAGTTCTTCGCGAAGAGCCCAGCCGGGCTTCTCTTATAAACGATCCCAAAGTCCGCAGCGTTTTCTATCAATGCCTGGTCGTTGCTTTGCTGGTGTCGGGTGTCTGGTGGATAGTCCACAACACCATCGTGAACCTCACGAACCTTCACATCGCCTCCGGCTTCGGCTTTCTGAGGGGCCGCGCCGGTTTCGACATCTCGGACACGCCCATCGCCTACACGTCGGACTCCACCTATGGCCGGGCCATCATCGTCGGCTTGATCAACACGTTGATCGTCGCCTTTGTCGGCATCATCACCGCCACCATCATCGGTTTCATCGTCGGCATCGGCCGGCTGTCGAAAAACTGGCTGATCCAGAAGATCTGTACCGTTTATGTCGAGGTGTTCCGCAACATCCCGCCGCTGCTGGTCATTTTTTTCTGGTATTCCGGCGTGCTGGCCGTGCTGCCGGCGCCGCGTGACAGCTATCATCTGCCTTTCGGTTCCTTCCTCAACCAGCGCGGCTTCTATTTCCCGCGCGCTATCTGGGGTGACGGCTCCTGGCTGATTCTGGTGGGTCTGCTTGTCGGCATCGCCATGGCGTGGTTCGTCGCCCGCAAGGCGCATCAGCGCCAGATGGCGACCGGCCAGCAATTCCCGGTGTTCTGGACATCCCTGACGCTGATTGTCGGGCTGCCGCTGCTCGCCTACGCGCTGAGCGGCTTTCCGCTGACTTTCGATTTTCCCAAGCAGTCGACTTTCAACCTGAGCGGCGGTTTCGTCGTCAAGCCGGAGTTTCTGTCACTCTATCTGGCGCTGTCGTTTTATACCGCCGCCTTCATTTCCGAAATCGTGCGCGCCGGCATTCGCGGTGTCGCCAAGGGTCAGAGCGAGGCCTCGGCGGCGCTTGGCCTGCGTTCCGGCCAGGCGCTGCGGTTGGTGGTCGTGCCGCAGGCCATGCGCATCGTTATTCCGCCGCTGGCCAGCCAATATCTCAACCTGACCAAGAATTCCTCCCTCGCCATCGCCATCGGCTATCCCGACCTGACGGCGACGACCGGAACGGTGCTCAACCAGACCGGCCAGGCAGTGGAATGCGTGGTCATCATGATGGTGATCTATCTGGCCATCAGCATCCTGACCTCGCTGCTGATGAACTGGTTCAACGCCAAAATGGCGCTGGTGGAGAGGTAA
- a CDS encoding amino acid ABC transporter permease, with product MQEHDMSWVRTEMMLAQPAPAGVSGFSAWVRRNLIASTGDTIMTIIGIALVVMILPQIINWAFINAVWTGPNRTVCATVTQGGIQPDGWSGACWAFVNAKFGQFMFGTYPLEERWRPILVGILLVVLMVPMLIPSVPRKGLNALLLIVGLPVVAFFLLVGGVFGLEHVETARWGGLLVTLSLSFVAIVVSLPLGIVLALGRRSKMPIVKMLCVIFIEAVRGIPLITVLFMASVMLPLFLPPGVTFDKYLRALIGVSLFAAAYMAEVVRGGLQAIPKGQYEGADSLGLGYWQKMYFIVMPQALKLVIPGIVNTFIGMFKDTSLVTIISMFDLLGIVKQNFSDANWATAQTAKSGLIFAAFVFWLFCFGMSRYSMYTERRLDTGHKR from the coding sequence ATGCAAGAACATGATATGTCCTGGGTTCGCACCGAAATGATGCTGGCGCAACCGGCGCCTGCCGGCGTCTCGGGCTTCAGTGCGTGGGTGCGCAGGAACCTGATCGCCTCGACGGGCGATACCATTATGACCATAATCGGTATCGCACTGGTGGTGATGATCCTCCCGCAGATCATCAACTGGGCCTTCATCAACGCTGTCTGGACAGGACCGAACCGGACCGTCTGTGCCACGGTAACGCAAGGCGGAATTCAGCCGGACGGCTGGTCTGGTGCCTGCTGGGCCTTTGTGAACGCCAAGTTCGGCCAGTTCATGTTCGGAACCTATCCGCTCGAGGAACGCTGGAGGCCGATTCTGGTTGGCATACTGCTCGTCGTGCTTATGGTGCCGATGCTGATCCCGAGCGTGCCGCGCAAGGGCCTCAACGCCCTGCTGCTGATTGTCGGGTTACCTGTAGTGGCGTTCTTCCTGCTGGTGGGCGGCGTGTTCGGTCTGGAACATGTCGAAACCGCGCGCTGGGGGGGCTTGCTGGTAACGCTGTCGCTATCTTTTGTGGCCATCGTCGTGTCGTTGCCGCTTGGCATCGTGCTGGCGCTTGGCCGGCGCTCCAAAATGCCGATCGTCAAGATGCTGTGCGTCATCTTCATCGAGGCCGTGCGCGGCATTCCGCTGATCACCGTTCTGTTCATGGCCAGCGTCATGCTGCCACTATTCCTGCCGCCGGGCGTCACCTTCGACAAGTACCTGCGCGCGCTGATCGGCGTGTCGCTGTTTGCGGCCGCCTATATGGCCGAAGTGGTGCGCGGTGGCCTGCAAGCGATTCCCAAGGGGCAATATGAGGGTGCCGATTCGCTCGGTCTCGGCTATTGGCAGAAGATGTATTTCATCGTCATGCCGCAGGCGCTGAAGCTGGTCATACCGGGCATCGTCAACACCTTCATTGGCATGTTCAAGGACACCAGCCTGGTCACCATCATCTCGATGTTCGACCTGCTTGGCATCGTCAAGCAGAACTTCTCCGACGCCAACTGGGCGACGGCGCAGACGGCCAAGTCCGGCCTGATCTTTGCCGCCTTCGTCTTCTGGCTGTTCTGCTTCGGCATGTCGCGCTATTCAATGTACACCGAACGCCGGCTCGACACCGGCCACAAACGCTAA
- a CDS encoding anion transporter, translating into MTLMGAAALLILVLTYAGVAIGRIPGLRLDRAGIALLGGAAMIAIGAISMEDAYRAINFDTITLLLGMMIVVAHLKVSGAFRGLGAIAIEHAHAPFMLLVMVTLLTGVLSAFLVNDAICLVMAPIVVHVTRVINRNPIPYLIATATASNCGSVATITGNPQNMVIGALSGISYPAFSAALAPVALFGLVAVIVIVRIVYRAEFTRTAELAPHVSRGRMHRGQVLKAVIVCIGLAVAFFAGVPVAKAALIGGAILLLTRAIKPERIYREIDGPLLFMFAGLFVVVAGAEKTLLTPDLVASAKNLGLDDVWRLSGFTAVLSNIMSNVPAVLALRPFIPGLENPERAWLVVAMSSTLAGNFTLLGSVANLIVAEQSKTAGTPLSFGAFFKVGLPLTLITLVAGTAWLALGF; encoded by the coding sequence ATGACATTGATGGGCGCGGCGGCGTTGCTGATCCTGGTCCTGACCTATGCCGGCGTGGCTATCGGCCGTATACCTGGACTGCGCCTCGACCGGGCGGGGATTGCGCTGCTTGGCGGCGCCGCGATGATCGCCATCGGCGCGATCAGCATGGAGGATGCCTACCGCGCGATCAATTTCGACACCATCACGCTTCTGCTCGGCATGATGATCGTGGTGGCGCATTTGAAAGTCTCCGGCGCCTTTCGCGGCCTTGGCGCCATCGCCATCGAACACGCGCACGCGCCCTTCATGCTCCTGGTGATGGTCACGCTGCTGACCGGCGTGCTGTCGGCCTTCCTGGTCAATGATGCCATCTGCCTGGTCATGGCGCCGATCGTCGTCCACGTCACCCGCGTCATCAACCGCAACCCGATCCCATATCTGATCGCCACCGCCACCGCATCGAACTGCGGCAGTGTCGCCACCATCACCGGCAATCCGCAGAACATGGTCATCGGCGCGCTGTCGGGCATTTCCTATCCTGCCTTTTCAGCGGCGCTCGCGCCGGTCGCACTGTTCGGCCTCGTCGCGGTCATCGTCATCGTGCGCATCGTCTATCGGGCCGAATTCACCCGCACCGCTGAACTAGCGCCGCATGTGTCGCGCGGGCGCATGCATCGCGGGCAGGTGCTGAAGGCCGTGATCGTCTGCATCGGCCTGGCCGTTGCCTTCTTCGCCGGCGTTCCCGTTGCCAAGGCGGCGTTGATCGGCGGCGCCATTCTGCTGCTCACTCGCGCCATCAAGCCGGAACGCATCTACCGTGAGATCGACGGTCCGCTGCTGTTCATGTTCGCAGGTCTGTTCGTGGTGGTTGCCGGCGCCGAAAAGACGCTGCTGACGCCTGATCTCGTCGCCTCGGCCAAGAATCTCGGCCTGGACGATGTCTGGCGTTTGTCCGGGTTCACCGCGGTGCTCTCTAACATCATGAGCAATGTGCCGGCCGTGCTGGCACTGCGGCCGTTCATACCCGGGTTGGAAAACCCCGAACGCGCCTGGCTGGTGGTGGCGATGAGCTCGACGCTTGCCGGTAATTTCACGCTGCTCGGCTCGGTCGCCAATCTGATCGTCGCCGAGCAGTCCAAGACTGCCGGCACACCACTGTCCTTCGGCGCCTTCTTCAAGGTCGGCTTGCCGCTGACGCTGATCACGCTCGTCGCCGGCACCGCATGGTTGGCGCTGGGTTTCTAG
- a CDS encoding amino acid ABC transporter substrate-binding protein: protein MKHIAIGILGAATLGLMASAASATTLDTVKAKGFIQCGVSTGLAGFSAPDDKGDWQGIDADFCRAVAAAVFGDGSKVKFTPLSAKERFTALQSGEVDILSRNTTWTINRDTALGLNFIGTTYYDGQGFMINAKKLPGVNSALQLSGAAVCVQSGTTTELNLADYFKANKMEYNPVVFEKLEEVNAAYDAGRCDVYTTDQSGLYGIRLTLGSPADHVVLPEIISKEPLGPAVRQGDDQWYHIVKWTYFALLDAEELGITKANVDEMKNSASPEIKRVLGQEADTKIGTDLGVSNDWVVNIVKAVGNYGEMFDRNVGSGSPLKIARGINALWTKGGLQYAPPIR from the coding sequence ATGAAACATATTGCTATCGGCATTCTTGGCGCCGCTACGCTTGGATTGATGGCGTCGGCCGCGTCGGCCACGACGCTCGACACCGTCAAGGCGAAGGGCTTCATCCAGTGCGGCGTCTCGACCGGTCTGGCTGGCTTCTCGGCGCCGGATGACAAGGGCGACTGGCAGGGCATAGACGCGGATTTCTGCCGCGCTGTCGCGGCCGCCGTCTTTGGTGACGGCAGCAAGGTCAAGTTCACGCCGCTCAGCGCCAAGGAACGCTTCACCGCGCTGCAGTCCGGCGAGGTCGACATCCTGTCGCGCAACACCACCTGGACCATCAACCGCGACACCGCGCTCGGCCTGAATTTCATCGGCACCACCTACTATGACGGCCAAGGCTTCATGATCAACGCCAAGAAGCTGCCGGGCGTCAATTCGGCCCTCCAGCTCTCGGGCGCCGCCGTCTGCGTGCAGAGCGGCACCACCACCGAACTCAACCTCGCCGACTACTTCAAGGCGAACAAGATGGAGTACAATCCGGTCGTCTTCGAGAAGCTCGAAGAGGTCAATGCCGCCTATGATGCCGGCCGCTGCGACGTCTACACCACCGACCAGTCGGGCCTTTACGGCATCCGCCTGACGCTCGGCTCGCCGGCCGATCACGTCGTGCTGCCCGAGATCATCTCCAAGGAGCCGCTGGGCCCGGCCGTGCGCCAAGGCGACGACCAGTGGTATCATATCGTCAAGTGGACCTATTTCGCGCTGCTCGACGCCGAGGAACTCGGCATCACCAAGGCCAATGTCGATGAGATGAAGAATTCGGCCAGCCCGGAGATCAAGCGCGTGCTCGGCCAGGAGGCCGACACCAAGATCGGCACCGATCTCGGCGTCTCCAACGATTGGGTCGTCAACATCGTCAAGGCCGTTGGCAACTACGGCGAAATGTTCGATCGCAATGTCGGCTCGGGCAGCCCGCTCAAGATCGCGCGCGGCATCAACGCGCTGTGGACCAAGGGCGGCCTGCAATACGCTCCGCCGATCCGCTGA
- a CDS encoding TIGR02117 family protein — protein MRKVLRFLSMSLAVIVLAAALGTLVPRPLWPAASAGEGMRHILVLKNPIHTDIAIPVDDAVRQRFHFLVEAGIPADSPEVRYIVFGWGGRAFYLETPTWSELKAGPVMKALTLDASVMHVDVAGAIAEPHPDVAGFDIDGKRFAALLDFIQASFQQGLNGPIHVQNAAYSKFDGFFEANGHFNALVGCNTWTAAALRTAGLRTGWWNPLPVSLGWSMRLYN, from the coding sequence ATGAGAAAAGTCCTGCGTTTCCTTTCCATGTCGCTCGCCGTGATCGTGCTTGCAGCGGCCCTCGGCACGCTGGTGCCGCGCCCGCTCTGGCCGGCAGCATCCGCGGGCGAGGGCATGCGGCACATATTGGTGCTGAAGAATCCGATCCATACCGACATTGCCATCCCGGTGGACGATGCCGTGCGTCAGCGCTTTCATTTTCTGGTCGAAGCCGGCATCCCGGCCGATAGTCCGGAGGTGCGCTACATCGTCTTCGGCTGGGGAGGCCGCGCCTTCTATCTGGAAACACCGACCTGGTCCGAACTCAAAGCCGGTCCGGTGATGAAGGCGCTGACCCTCGATGCCTCGGTGATGCATGTCGATGTCGCCGGCGCCATCGCCGAACCACACCCGGATGTCGCGGGCTTCGACATTGACGGGAAGCGGTTCGCGGCGTTGCTCGATTTCATCCAGGCCAGTTTCCAGCAGGGACTGAACGGTCCGATCCATGTCCAGAACGCCGCTTATTCAAAATTCGACGGCTTTTTCGAAGCCAACGGCCATTTCAACGCGCTGGTCGGATGCAACACCTGGACCGCTGCCGCTCTGCGTACCGCTGGCCTGCGGACCGGCTGGTGGAACCCGCTGCCGGTGTCGCTGGGGTGGTCGATGCGGTTGTATAATTGA
- a CDS encoding HPP family protein — translation MAFRLFVPILAGATLRERILACIGATIGIALTGVISGLAMGGGPHVALLVAPMGASAVLLFAVPASPLAQPWSIIGGNSISALVGVTVAHFVHDPVIASGLAVAFAIAAMSFTRCLHPPGGAAALTAVLGGPAVVSAGFLFPFVPVALNSIILVTLGFLFHRLARRNYPHVAAPAANSHGTADPPAQQRVGFRPEDIDAALTTLDETFDIDRNDLERLLRQVELQAMVRSHRTLLCEDIMSRDVVSVSEQATIEEARQQLLDHNIRTLPVVDADARLVGAVGLRELTRASDTVKGVMSRAGTASPDTPAMGLLPVLTDGRSHAVVIVDRERRILGLITQTDLLAAAARVQTTDKALAEA, via the coding sequence ATGGCCTTTCGTCTTTTTGTCCCCATCCTTGCCGGCGCGACGCTACGCGAACGCATCCTGGCGTGTATCGGCGCCACGATCGGCATCGCGCTGACCGGCGTGATCAGCGGACTGGCGATGGGTGGCGGCCCGCACGTGGCCCTGCTGGTGGCGCCGATGGGCGCCTCCGCCGTGCTTCTCTTCGCCGTGCCGGCGAGCCCGTTGGCGCAGCCCTGGTCGATCATCGGCGGCAATTCCATATCGGCGCTGGTGGGGGTGACCGTGGCGCATTTCGTCCATGATCCGGTCATTGCATCGGGCCTCGCCGTAGCTTTCGCGATCGCGGCGATGTCGTTCACGCGCTGCCTGCACCCGCCAGGCGGCGCGGCGGCGCTGACCGCCGTTCTCGGCGGGCCTGCCGTTGTCAGCGCGGGCTTCCTGTTCCCCTTCGTGCCGGTGGCGTTGAATTCGATCATCCTGGTCACGCTCGGCTTCCTCTTCCACAGGCTGGCGCGGCGCAACTATCCACATGTCGCCGCACCCGCCGCCAACAGCCATGGGACAGCCGATCCGCCGGCGCAGCAGCGCGTCGGCTTCCGGCCCGAGGATATCGACGCGGCACTGACCACGCTCGACGAAACCTTCGACATCGACCGCAACGACCTCGAACGGCTCCTGAGACAAGTCGAGCTGCAGGCCATGGTGCGCTCACACAGGACGTTGCTCTGCGAGGACATCATGTCCCGCGACGTCGTGTCAGTGTCGGAGCAGGCCACCATCGAGGAGGCCCGCCAGCAGCTGCTCGATCATAATATCCGGACCCTGCCGGTGGTCGACGCGGACGCCCGTCTGGTGGGCGCGGTCGGCCTGCGTGAACTGACGAGGGCCAGCGACACTGTGAAGGGCGTCATGTCGAGGGCCGGCACAGCCTCGCCCGACACGCCGGCGATGGGCCTGCTGCCGGTGCTGACCGACGGGCGCAGCCACGCCGTGGTCATTGTCGACCGCGAACGGCGCATTCTCGGCCTGATCACCCAGACCGATCTTCTGGCGGCGGCCGCGCGCGTGCAGACGACAGACAAGGCACTGGCGGAGGCTTAA
- a CDS encoding crotonase/enoyl-CoA hydratase family protein — MADLVLNETRDGVCVLTINRPEKLNALNYALIDRLLAILDTIETDNAVRAVILTGAGERAFSAGGDINEFSLSVAAGTDVALRDFVMRGQRLTARLEAFRKPIIAAVNGIAFGGGCEITEAVPLAIASDRALFAKPEINLAMPPTFGGTQRLPRLAGRKRALELLLTGDWFPPPRALELGLVNQVVPHVDLMPAAHDLARRIITHSPAALASILTAVARGINLGVAEGLLVEAEQFARMAPTVDLREGLDAWIERRKASYDGSWTHVARPDEARRASLRLDQAAG; from the coding sequence ATGGCCGATCTTGTCCTGAACGAGACCCGTGACGGGGTGTGCGTCCTCACCATCAACCGCCCCGAAAAGCTCAATGCGCTGAACTATGCCCTGATCGATCGCCTGCTCGCGATCCTCGACACGATAGAGACCGACAATGCGGTCCGCGCCGTCATTCTGACCGGGGCAGGGGAACGCGCCTTTTCCGCCGGCGGTGATATCAACGAATTCTCACTGAGTGTCGCCGCCGGCACGGATGTGGCGTTGCGCGACTTCGTCATGCGCGGCCAGCGGCTGACGGCGCGGCTGGAGGCCTTCCGCAAGCCGATCATCGCCGCCGTCAACGGGATTGCCTTCGGCGGCGGCTGCGAAATCACGGAAGCCGTGCCGCTGGCCATCGCCAGCGACCGCGCGCTGTTCGCCAAACCCGAGATCAACCTCGCAATGCCGCCGACCTTCGGCGGCACGCAGCGCCTGCCGCGACTTGCCGGGCGCAAGCGCGCGCTGGAATTGCTGTTGACGGGTGACTGGTTTCCACCGCCGCGGGCGCTCGAACTTGGTCTCGTCAATCAGGTCGTGCCGCATGTCGATCTGATGCCGGCGGCGCACGATCTTGCCCGCCGCATCATCACGCATTCGCCGGCAGCACTCGCCAGCATCCTCACCGCGGTGGCGCGCGGCATCAATCTCGGCGTCGCCGAAGGGCTTCTGGTCGAGGCCGAGCAGTTCGCCCGCATGGCTCCGACCGTTGATTTGCGCGAAGGGCTCGATGCCTGGATCGAGCGGCGTAAGGCAAGCTACGATGGCTCGTGGACGCATGTCGCCCGGCCTGACGAAGCCAGGCGCGCCTCGCTACGGCTCGATCAGGCGGCGGGTTAG
- a CDS encoding TetR/AcrR family transcriptional regulator, producing MPEAASPTRKRIVDAATKLFYAEGIGRVSVDAVAEKAGLTKRTLYYHFKSKDDLIAAYLDGRDQPNLRQMAGWFDAAEGEADRRVEAIFSNLARVAHHPKWKGCGFLRTAAELASMPGHPAVKVGSRHKSNFETWLAGALSNHGIEEPQVVAREIVLLIDGCFSIMLIHRNPDYIEAAGRAAAMLVRARISGSPA from the coding sequence ATGCCTGAAGCCGCCAGTCCGACCCGCAAACGCATCGTCGATGCCGCGACGAAGCTGTTTTACGCCGAGGGAATCGGTCGTGTCAGCGTCGATGCCGTTGCCGAAAAGGCAGGCCTCACCAAGCGTACGCTTTACTACCACTTCAAGAGCAAGGACGACCTCATCGCTGCCTATCTCGACGGTCGCGACCAGCCCAATCTGCGGCAGATGGCCGGCTGGTTCGACGCGGCAGAAGGTGAGGCGGACCGCAGGGTCGAGGCGATCTTCAGCAATCTGGCACGGGTTGCGCACCATCCGAAATGGAAGGGATGCGGCTTTCTGCGCACAGCCGCGGAACTCGCTTCGATGCCTGGACATCCGGCGGTCAAGGTCGGCTCGCGTCACAAGTCAAATTTTGAGACATGGCTGGCTGGCGCGTTGTCCAACCATGGCATCGAGGAACCGCAGGTTGTGGCGCGCGAGATCGTACTGCTGATCGACGGTTGTTTTTCGATCATGCTGATCCATCGCAATCCCGACTACATCGAGGCAGCCGGACGAGCGGCGGCCATGCTGGTCAGGGCACGAATTTCAGGCAGCCCAGCCTAG